The following coding sequences lie in one Drosophila bipectinata strain 14024-0381.07 chromosome XR, DbipHiC1v2, whole genome shotgun sequence genomic window:
- the LOC108132475 gene encoding uncharacterized protein, with protein MDEVYIIAWMISLFCHKNNLFYNPIEGTMESIVFIFLTVLALNKILSQDVDYTVWEKIAQVLILCIVVQVLLVVAWFPLSVTVHYLVKMGCLYWPWGRGWVFKRVKDNAASLILVALELVALFRVFDIDDMHRLFGSKEDLISRSAIAIVEKQKERVLKRLKRNSRNGRSST; from the coding sequence ATGGATGAAGTCTATATTATTGCATGGATGATTTCCCTTTTTTGCCATAAGAACAATCTCTTCTACAATCCCATCGAAGGCACCATGGAGTCGATTGTGTTCATATTCCTCACCGTGCTGGCTTTGAATAAAATCCTTAGCCAAGATGTGGATTACACTGTTTGGGAGAAGATTGCGCAAGTCCTGATCCTCTGCATAGTGGTCCAAGTCCTTTTGGTCGTAGCCTGGTTTCCCCTCAGCGTAACTGTTCACTACCTCGTTAAAATGGGATGTCTTTATTGGCCCTGGGGACGAGGCTGGGTGTTCAAGCGAGTCAAGGATAATGCAGCGTCCCTTATCCTAGTGGCCTTGGAGTTGGTTGCTCTCTTCAGGGTCTTCGATATCGACGACATGCACCGACTTTTTGGTTCAAAGGAGGACCTAATCTCAAGGAGTGCCATTGCGATAGTGGAAAAACAGAAGGAAAGGGTTTTGAAGCGGCTAAAGCGAAATTCGCGCAACGGGAGGAGCTCCACCTGA